The proteins below come from a single Halobacillus salinarum genomic window:
- a CDS encoding TetR/AcrR family transcriptional regulator — protein MVNNQVPSSIKDEALVSKRRNQMIKGAVALFKEKGFHKTTTREIAKASGFSIGTLYEYIRKKEDVLFLVCDSIYQRVKERMEASIDTNETSLQNLVQAIRSYFQLMDGMQDEVLVMYQEVKSLSKDAQDYVLQKERDMVAMLEQVIVNSLSEKIPEADVALIANNIFVQGQMWGFRRWILKRSFTLDTYIERQTHLLLEGLSSQLKETQS, from the coding sequence ATGGTGAATAACCAAGTTCCATCTTCGATCAAGGATGAAGCGCTCGTCTCGAAACGAAGGAATCAAATGATCAAAGGGGCTGTGGCTCTTTTTAAAGAAAAAGGCTTCCACAAGACGACCACGCGTGAAATTGCCAAAGCTTCCGGATTCAGCATCGGCACGCTTTACGAATACATTCGCAAGAAAGAGGATGTGTTATTTCTCGTCTGTGATTCCATTTACCAGCGCGTAAAGGAACGCATGGAAGCTTCGATTGATACGAATGAAACGAGTCTTCAAAATCTCGTGCAAGCCATTCGCTCCTATTTTCAGCTGATGGATGGCATGCAGGACGAAGTGCTCGTCATGTACCAGGAGGTCAAATCCTTATCGAAGGATGCGCAGGATTACGTGCTGCAAAAAGAACGGGACATGGTTGCCATGCTTGAACAGGTGATTGTAAACAGCCTGTCTGAAAAGATTCCAGAAGCAGATGTCGCCTTAATTGCGAATAACATTTTCGTTCAAGGACAGATGTGGGGCTTCCGCCGCTGGATTTTAAAACGGTCGTTTACGTTGGACACTTATATTGAACGTCAAACCCACTTACTGCTGGAAGGCTTAAGCAGTCAACTCAAAGAAACTCAATCATAA
- the icmF gene encoding fused isobutyryl-CoA mutase/GTPase IcmF, whose product MEQPALYKAKHPVRFVTASSLFDGHDASINIMRRILQATGAEVIHLGHNRSVEDVVNAAIQEDVQGIAISSYQGGHVEYFKYMVDLLKEKGAGHIRVYGGGGGVIIPREIKELHDYGVARVFSPEDGRSLGLQGMINQMVEECDFLPPLDVEKGVEALCKGSHPAVARFITYVENTPKNEREDVAAFETAVEKMTDKKVPVLGITGTGGAGKSSLTDELIRRFINEIPDKKIAILSVDPTKKKTGGALLGDRIRMNAILNPRVYMRSLATREARSELSAAVAEAVQVTKAAGFDFIIIETSGIGQGDAAITDVTDLSMYVMTAEFGAPSQLEKIDMIDFADFIVINKFEQKGSEDAMNQVRKQYERSHMLFHEDKSAFPVYGTIASQFNDPGTNTLFAAIVDKLNEDFNWQDETTLERVSKVEKQNVIIPNERKQYLRDISLAVRNYHEEAQDQAAKARKLYQLKGTVEALEEEEVKRSLERLIEDYERSLDKEAADKLADWDGLHERYSGDTYTFKVREKEITMDITTESLTGLKIPKVALPKYSDWGDRLVWLLTENVPGAFPFTAGVFPFKRKGEDPKRQFAGEGTPERTNRRFHYLSEGDEAKRLSTAFDSVTLYGEDPDERPDIYGKVGESGVNICTLEDMKKLYDGFDLVDPTTSVSMTINGPAPIILAMYFNTAIDQQLNKFEQEQGRKPNEKEAAQIKEDTIKVVRGTVQADILKEDQGQNTCIFSTEFALRMMGDIQQYFIDYEVRNYYSVSISGYHIAEAGANPITQLAFTLANGFTYVEYYLSRGMDINKFAPNLSFFFSNGLDPEYTVLGRVARRIWAIVMKNKYGANERSQKLKYHIQTSGRSLHSQEIDFNDIRTTLQALIAIQDNCNSLHTNSYDEAITTPSEESVRRAMAIQMIISKEFGLTKNENSLQGSYIIRELTDLVEEAVLQEFERINDRGGVLGAMERQYQRGKIQEESLYYEGKKHSGELPIIGVNTYLNPNPPTEDEINAMELARASKEEKEHQITELRKFQTQHEAKAAEALRRLQETAHSGGNVFAELMETVKYASLGQITHALYEVGGQYRRNM is encoded by the coding sequence ATGGAACAGCCTGCTTTATATAAGGCGAAGCATCCAGTCCGATTTGTAACCGCTTCCAGTTTGTTTGACGGCCATGATGCTTCGATCAATATTATGCGGAGAATTTTACAAGCGACAGGCGCTGAAGTCATTCATTTAGGGCATAACCGCTCTGTGGAAGATGTCGTCAATGCGGCCATCCAGGAGGATGTTCAGGGCATCGCTATTTCTTCCTATCAAGGCGGCCATGTCGAGTATTTTAAATATATGGTCGATTTACTAAAGGAAAAAGGAGCCGGTCATATCCGGGTGTACGGAGGCGGGGGTGGGGTCATTATCCCGCGGGAAATTAAAGAGCTGCACGATTACGGGGTAGCTCGTGTCTTTTCACCGGAAGACGGCCGCAGCTTAGGGCTCCAGGGCATGATCAATCAAATGGTGGAGGAATGTGATTTTCTTCCGCCGCTTGATGTCGAAAAAGGGGTGGAAGCTCTGTGCAAAGGCAGCCATCCGGCGGTAGCGAGGTTTATCACGTATGTGGAAAACACGCCGAAGAATGAGCGGGAAGATGTCGCTGCTTTTGAAACGGCCGTCGAAAAAATGACCGATAAAAAAGTGCCGGTCCTCGGAATTACGGGAACCGGGGGCGCCGGAAAAAGCTCGTTAACCGACGAGCTGATCCGCCGTTTTATCAATGAGATCCCTGACAAAAAGATTGCGATTCTTTCGGTGGACCCGACGAAAAAGAAAACCGGAGGCGCGCTGCTTGGTGACCGGATCCGCATGAACGCAATTCTCAATCCGCGTGTATATATGCGCTCGCTTGCTACAAGGGAAGCGCGGTCTGAGCTGTCTGCCGCTGTTGCAGAAGCCGTACAGGTTACGAAAGCAGCCGGATTCGATTTTATTATTATTGAAACGAGCGGGATCGGCCAAGGCGATGCTGCCATTACCGATGTCACCGATTTGTCCATGTACGTGATGACAGCTGAATTCGGAGCGCCTTCTCAGCTTGAGAAAATTGATATGATCGACTTTGCTGACTTTATTGTCATCAACAAGTTTGAGCAGAAAGGTTCTGAGGATGCCATGAACCAGGTGCGCAAGCAGTATGAGCGCAGCCATATGCTTTTTCACGAGGATAAAAGCGCGTTTCCTGTGTACGGTACGATTGCCAGCCAGTTTAATGATCCTGGTACGAACACATTGTTTGCAGCGATTGTCGATAAGCTGAACGAAGATTTCAACTGGCAGGATGAAACGACGCTTGAGCGTGTCAGTAAAGTAGAAAAGCAGAACGTCATCATCCCGAACGAACGTAAACAGTATTTACGCGATATTTCCCTTGCGGTCCGCAACTATCATGAAGAAGCACAGGATCAAGCGGCTAAAGCGCGTAAGCTCTACCAGCTCAAAGGGACCGTAGAAGCACTCGAAGAGGAAGAGGTAAAAAGGAGCCTCGAGCGCCTGATTGAGGATTATGAACGGTCGCTGGATAAAGAGGCTGCTGATAAACTGGCGGACTGGGATGGTCTCCACGAAAGGTACAGCGGAGATACGTACACGTTTAAGGTGAGAGAAAAAGAGATTACGATGGACATCACTACCGAAAGCCTGACCGGGTTAAAAATACCAAAGGTAGCCTTGCCGAAATATTCGGATTGGGGCGACCGGCTCGTCTGGCTGCTCACCGAGAACGTGCCCGGAGCATTTCCATTTACTGCGGGAGTCTTTCCGTTTAAACGAAAAGGCGAAGATCCGAAGCGCCAGTTTGCCGGTGAAGGAACGCCGGAGCGTACGAACCGCCGTTTTCATTATTTATCTGAAGGCGATGAGGCGAAGCGGCTCAGTACCGCTTTTGACTCGGTCACGTTATACGGGGAAGATCCGGATGAACGTCCCGATATTTACGGGAAAGTCGGCGAAAGCGGAGTAAACATCTGCACTCTTGAAGATATGAAAAAGTTGTATGATGGCTTCGATCTCGTCGATCCGACAACTTCCGTCTCAATGACCATTAACGGTCCGGCTCCGATTATCCTTGCGATGTATTTCAACACGGCGATCGACCAGCAGCTGAATAAGTTTGAGCAGGAACAGGGAAGAAAGCCGAATGAAAAAGAAGCAGCCCAAATTAAAGAAGACACGATTAAGGTTGTCCGAGGGACGGTGCAAGCCGACATCCTGAAGGAAGATCAGGGGCAGAATACGTGTATTTTCTCCACAGAATTTGCCCTCCGGATGATGGGCGATATCCAGCAGTACTTTATTGACTACGAAGTACGTAACTATTATTCCGTTTCGATTTCCGGTTATCACATTGCTGAAGCAGGAGCGAACCCGATTACCCAGCTTGCGTTCACCCTTGCCAATGGGTTTACGTACGTGGAATATTACTTGAGCCGGGGGATGGATATTAACAAGTTTGCTCCAAACCTGTCCTTCTTTTTCTCCAATGGGCTCGACCCTGAATATACCGTGCTCGGCAGAGTGGCGCGCCGAATCTGGGCGATTGTGATGAAAAATAAGTACGGAGCCAACGAACGGAGCCAGAAGCTGAAATACCACATTCAGACGTCCGGCCGTTCACTGCACTCACAGGAAATCGACTTTAACGATATCCGCACAACTTTGCAGGCACTGATTGCGATTCAGGATAACTGTAACTCACTGCATACCAATTCTTATGATGAAGCGATCACCACCCCTTCTGAGGAGTCCGTGCGCCGGGCGATGGCGATCCAAATGATTATCAGTAAAGAGTTCGGTTTGACGAAAAATGAGAATTCGCTGCAAGGGTCTTATATCATTCGTGAGCTCACCGACCTTGTTGAGGAAGCGGTGCTGCAGGAATTTGAACGAATCAACGACCGCGGCGGAGTGCTTGGCGCGATGGAACGCCAGTATCAGCGCGGCAAAATCCAGGAAGAATCCCTGTATTATGAAGGGAAGAAGCATTCCGGCGAACTGCCGATCATTGGGGTCAATACGTACTTGAACCCGAATCCTCCTACCGAAGATGAAATCAACGCGATGGAACTGGCTAGAGCCAGTAAAGAGGAGAAAGAACATCAAATTACAGAACTCCGCAAGTTCCAAACGCAGCATGAAGCTAAGGCAGCAGAAGCGCTGCGCCGATTGCAGGAAACAGCACACAGCGGCGGCAATGTTTTTGCTGAACTGATGGAAACTGTGAAATACGCGAGTCTCGGCCAAATCACCCACGCCCTATACGAAGTGGGCGGGCAGTATCGTCGAAATATGTAA
- a CDS encoding helix-turn-helix domain-containing protein, which translates to MGISGRIIKYVRKEKGVTQEWLAEGICSISYLSKVENETLEPSSEILDLLGERLGIAQGERRGEQRELLEKELFHWYHLMKHDQHMKAAQKYIELSSCFPHPIYTELNDYYDLFRFRFEVAAKQTVMVNAEVHTLMQWHPHWTGDRHYLASKMLGFYYHLTGEHHKALDYFLAAEQQTDRTIDNVDPELFYYLAVTYLEIGLPLKAISNVQESLQLYHEALNEKAVLKCKLLLAESFHAIGDHEEAHKTVKKILALQDKKEHAEIAGKAYLLSGTIAVRKGNAKLALDSFYQALTYLEASIGETAAVYYGLARAHYELGEEEQAISCIQHAFQETSDTKQHYRLYMLHASVTNTADTLACMNKLEYEILPYFLARGDREDYLRGMEMLAEIFLEKEEYRKSAMVYREAARYRTNQYEAFGMNGR; encoded by the coding sequence ATGGGAATTTCCGGGCGTATTATTAAATACGTAAGGAAAGAGAAGGGTGTTACACAGGAATGGCTGGCGGAAGGCATTTGTTCGATTTCCTATTTGAGCAAAGTGGAGAATGAGACGCTTGAGCCGAGCAGCGAAATTCTAGATCTTTTAGGCGAGCGGCTGGGAATTGCACAAGGAGAGCGCCGCGGAGAACAGCGAGAGCTCTTAGAGAAAGAGTTATTCCATTGGTACCATTTAATGAAGCATGACCAGCATATGAAAGCAGCGCAGAAATATATCGAATTATCAAGCTGTTTTCCCCATCCCATTTATACGGAGCTCAATGATTATTACGATTTATTCCGCTTTCGTTTTGAAGTGGCCGCAAAGCAGACGGTCATGGTCAATGCGGAGGTCCACACGCTGATGCAGTGGCATCCCCATTGGACGGGAGACCGCCATTATTTAGCGAGCAAGATGCTGGGGTTTTATTATCATTTAACGGGCGAGCACCACAAAGCGCTCGATTATTTCCTGGCAGCGGAGCAGCAGACAGATCGGACCATTGATAACGTTGATCCTGAATTGTTTTATTATCTGGCTGTCACTTATTTGGAAATCGGACTGCCATTAAAAGCGATTTCCAATGTGCAGGAGTCTCTCCAGCTCTATCATGAGGCCTTAAATGAAAAAGCTGTGCTCAAGTGTAAGCTCCTGCTTGCTGAAAGCTTTCACGCTATTGGAGATCACGAAGAAGCCCATAAAACGGTTAAGAAAATCTTAGCGCTTCAGGATAAAAAAGAGCATGCAGAGATAGCGGGGAAGGCGTATCTTTTGTCTGGCACAATTGCTGTAAGAAAAGGGAATGCAAAGCTTGCGTTAGACAGTTTTTATCAGGCCCTTACGTATTTAGAGGCATCCATAGGGGAAACGGCTGCCGTTTATTATGGTCTGGCAAGGGCTCATTATGAACTAGGCGAGGAAGAACAAGCGATCTCCTGTATTCAGCACGCGTTTCAGGAGACAAGCGATACGAAACAGCACTACCGTCTTTACATGCTGCACGCCTCGGTGACGAACACCGCCGATACGCTTGCCTGTATGAATAAGCTGGAGTATGAAATCCTTCCCTATTTTCTTGCCCGTGGAGATCGTGAAGACTATTTGCGGGGGATGGAAATGCTGGCAGAGATTTTCCTTGAAAAAGAGGAGTACAGGAAGTCAGCGATGGTTTATCGTGAAGCGGCCCGGTATCGCACGAACCAATACGAAGCGTTCGGGATGAATGGAAGATAA
- the rpoE gene encoding DNA-directed RNA polymerase subunit delta, with amino-acid sequence MSLKELSKDQVDEISMIELATIILEEERQALDFNEMFNRIAAMKGFTEEQKESYIAQFYTDMNIDGRFMTIGTNQWGLKRWYPVEQMEEEIANLPKKRKKKKKKPSKMLDEELGEEDYDDEDYDEDLEEDVELTDEDLDLDDDDDDDYEGDYEDDDLDEEEEEMIEDDVSFIGEEDEEKEE; translated from the coding sequence GTGAGCTTAAAAGAACTAAGCAAAGACCAAGTGGATGAGATTTCCATGATCGAACTTGCAACGATCATTTTAGAAGAGGAGAGACAGGCCCTCGACTTTAATGAAATGTTTAACCGCATTGCTGCGATGAAAGGTTTCACAGAGGAGCAGAAGGAAAGCTACATCGCTCAATTTTATACGGATATGAATATTGATGGCCGGTTCATGACGATTGGAACAAACCAATGGGGTCTGAAACGCTGGTATCCGGTTGAACAAATGGAAGAAGAGATTGCCAACCTTCCTAAGAAACGGAAGAAGAAAAAGAAGAAGCCTTCTAAGATGCTTGACGAAGAGCTTGGCGAAGAAGATTATGATGATGAAGATTACGATGAGGACTTGGAAGAAGACGTAGAGCTGACGGACGAAGATCTCGACCTTGATGACGACGACGATGATGATTATGAAGGTGACTATGAAGATGACGACCTTGATGAAGAAGAGGAAGAGATGATCGAGGACGATGTCAGCTTCATAGGAGAAGAAGACGAAGAGAAAGAAGAATAG
- a CDS encoding bifunctional glycosyltransferase family 2/GtrA family protein codes for MSVVIPAYNPDHKLLDLLDKLIRFSFHEIVVINDGSHLESQTIFDKISKEYSNCVLLEHPENKGKGRALKTAFQYYKDHHPEGVGMVTADADGQHSPEDIKRVAEALIDKPEELVLGVRDFTTENIPFRSRFGNNMTKSVLRLTSGMKVTDTQTGLRGIPREFGRELLYVEGDRYEFEMRMILACKTYKREISEVEIETIYIDENESSHFNPIVDSIKIYYVFLRFLVSSAASFLVDIGMFALFSAIFKAFLPIGFIVVPTILARIVSSLFNYFVNRNIVFKSYKYTKRTLVKYYALAVVILAGSSAGVHYLYEWIGDHEVLIKLGVDSVLFLFSFYIQKAWVFDQSPAESIREVEYE; via the coding sequence GTGTCGGTGGTGATACCGGCTTATAATCCTGACCATAAATTACTGGATTTGCTGGACAAGTTAATAAGGTTCAGCTTTCATGAAATTGTCGTAATCAATGATGGAAGCCACCTGGAAAGTCAGACGATTTTTGACAAGATTTCGAAAGAATACAGCAACTGTGTTTTGCTTGAGCATCCTGAGAACAAAGGGAAGGGCCGGGCATTGAAAACCGCTTTTCAATACTATAAAGATCATCACCCTGAAGGAGTCGGCATGGTGACCGCAGATGCGGACGGCCAGCATTCTCCTGAAGATATTAAAAGGGTAGCTGAAGCGCTTATTGATAAGCCTGAGGAACTCGTTCTAGGCGTCAGGGATTTTACTACGGAAAATATTCCGTTTCGAAGCCGTTTTGGCAATAATATGACAAAGTCGGTCCTTCGTCTGACTTCAGGTATGAAAGTGACGGATACCCAGACGGGACTGAGAGGGATCCCGCGTGAATTTGGCCGCGAGCTCCTTTATGTCGAAGGAGACCGCTACGAATTTGAAATGCGGATGATTCTCGCTTGTAAAACATACAAGCGTGAGATTTCCGAAGTAGAGATCGAAACCATCTATATTGATGAAAACGAATCCTCCCACTTTAACCCGATCGTCGACTCGATCAAAATTTATTACGTATTTTTAAGGTTTTTAGTGTCGTCGGCCGCATCGTTTCTCGTGGATATCGGGATGTTCGCTTTATTCTCAGCGATCTTTAAGGCGTTTCTGCCGATCGGTTTTATCGTGGTGCCGACCATTCTTGCTAGGATTGTTTCGTCCTTGTTTAATTACTTTGTGAACCGCAACATTGTATTCAAATCTTATAAGTATACGAAACGAACGCTTGTGAAGTATTATGCGCTGGCTGTTGTTATTTTGGCTGGCTCTTCCGCTGGTGTGCATTATCTCTATGAATGGATAGGTGATCACGAAGTATTGATTAAGCTTGGGGTCGACTCCGTCTTATTCTTATTCAGCTTCTATATTCAAAAAGCATGGGTCTTTGATCAAAGCCCTGCCGAGAGCATTCGAGAGGTGGAATATGAGTAG